The Podarcis muralis chromosome 14, rPodMur119.hap1.1, whole genome shotgun sequence nucleotide sequence ccagctcctgcccacctagcagttcaaaagcacgtcaaagtgcaagtagataaataggtactgctccagtgggaaggtaaacggcgtttctgtgcactgctctggttcaccagaagcggcttagtcatgctggccacatgacccggaagctatatgccggccccctcagccaataaagctagatgagcgccgcaaccccagagtcggtcacgactggacctaatggtcaggggtccctttacctttaccttacaaattTTGCACGTTCTGAAATAATATACAAATTGAAACATTCTTCTTTGGATTTctcgaaataaaataaaataaattctcaaGGCACCTGACataactaaacaaacaaaacttcTACAATTCAAAACAGGATAAATAACTAAAAGAAAACCCATAAGCATAATAGTATAATCATTCATAAAAGCCTTGTGAACGAGAAAGACTTTAAAGCCTgtttaaaaacaagaagaaagttATTTGTATAAGTTATTTAATATACTCATAAAGTTCTATACTCATTTTAAAGATCTTCTTTAAAATGCCCACAAACTACAAACATGTTACACAATGTGACAAGAACATGTTACATACTCCCTTAGTCTTTAAACCATCCCTAGTTTCCTCAAATCACACACTACAAACATAATTTTTCCCTGAAAAACCACCCCAGCAAAATCTATGAAAGAACAATGCACAGAATCTGTCAACAAGCTGAAGTCTCTCACCAAATACTGAATTCATTCAAAATAAGCCATTTCTTATCCTATCCTCCTCAAATTCATcatgggctgcccttgaagctgtctcTCCTATGCTGCTAAGTTTCATATCACTCTGCTATAAGTCGTACAACGTACTACCGCCCTTCAATTTCTCATCATAAATGGAAGAACACGATTCAGTTAACACACATACCCCTAACCGTTGTGGCTctataattaaaaataacaataaacttTCGTTTCCCTCTCACAGTTCTTTTCTGTCCTTCACACATCTGTGTTGGCATGTTCCAACAAGTTCGTACTGAGCATGTGCAAGGAACAACCTTATGAAATCCCATTGACCAACATTGGCCACAAAAATGcctttttgatttatttattttcaacccAATTTACAAACATATTGCACTACTATTAGACAAAAACACACACTCTAGGCATTCCCTTTGACCTAACAGAAAAGATGCAGAACAAATggagaaatatttctggaaaaatCACCTGAGCAATATCtaagaaataaaaacataaggTACCCATCAAGAAGCTGgtattttgtttagtttttaaaaaaaacttcttcaGAATAAGCTATTTCTTACCCCTTCTACCCCAAATTTGGCTTGAACCATCCTGAAAAATGCCTCTCCTACGCTGCCCAGTTTAAAATCAGTTTGATGAACCATTTTCTAACTACCTCCTGGAAACCTGACTTCTCATTATAATGGTGGGATTTAATTCAGCCAATTTACCCTTAACATAAGGTGATGAGTGTGGCCCTATAATTATAGACTAacatcagataataataataataataataataataataataataataataataataatgtcagaaTACAAAGATATCTAAACAGAGGGAGAGCACATGTGAGTATACACTTCTTAAAGGCATTTCTCACCAACAGGTGAGTCCTATCTGTAAAGAATTAACATGCAAACTGAACTGTCAAATGAACTATACAAGTGTACTTGCTTTCAGGTCAGCTCAGTTGGCCAAGGTGGCGAATTTGATTCCCGTAtggatgcatattcctgcattgcaggggattggactagatgatccatggggtccctttccaattctatgattctaagtacaccatgtaaatttaataaatctaCATTTTGGGGCGGCTGGTGTTGTTTTGGGACAATCTCAAATTATACGATTGGTGTTGTTTATAGACTGCAGCTCTTTATGTATTCTGGATATTGCCGTGGGGAAGAAAAAAACAAGTGGGTTAAGAAAACAGATGGAAATTCATTAAAACAATTCTAACAGTAGTGTAGTAGTAGGCAGATGTTGTAATCCTCGGAGCCTTTTGAGAATTACACCAGATCCTTTTCATGCAGTCAAGTTAAAAATATAATTCACTGAGCAGAAACTGAAAAATTACCTCTTTGGATTTTCTGTGCCAGTCTTTGTTCTCGCCTCCACCCCTGTCTTTCATATCTTCCTCCGTAATGCCAGCTTGGTTCGTATATGTGATAGCTCGCCAGTCTCTAGGGGAGTTAGATATACTAGCTATCTTGGATTCTGTGGCACTGTTTTCCTCTGTCAGGGACCTCGAAGACCTCCTGGTGAACAAGCTTTTTTTTAAGGCTTTGACCCGGAGGCTTTCGCTATTGCTGCCACTGGCATCCGAACAACACCAGTCCGGATTATTCTCCAGTTTGCCTCCGTGTGAAGAATTATGGCACGAAAAGATTCTTGGGGAGGTACTTTCTTCAGACTGAACCTCACTGGTCAAGGAATTGAGATCCAGTTGGACGCTCACTTTCTCTGGCTGCTGAATCTTTTGATCCAACTTGTTCAGCTTCCCCAGGACTTGGGAAATTTCATCCCTGACGCTGGAGAGAGACTCCAGTTTCTTTTCAATTTCCCCAATCCTTAGAACCAGTTTGCAGACGCTGGTTTTCAGCTCATCGTCTGTGCCGCTGATCTCCAGGCGTGAGACTTTTTCCAGCTTGTTGCCGGCATTACCGTTGGAGATTTTAGCCAAGTGGTGTTCAGGGGAGCTTTCGCAGTCCGATTTGTGTATCTGAGAAAGCGAGCCGGTGCTGTTGTAACACGACGACTGCATCACCCCGGTAGACCCACAGATGCTCATGTCATCCAGAAACCTGAAGATATCGCTGATGTCGTCGCTGACAATTTCAGAGTCGTCGTCGGACTGCTTAAGAGAATGTCTCTCTCCGTATTTATTCTGACCGGGGTGGACCATCTCTTTGCACTTCTTGTGTTCCAGCCCCTGTTGGTCTGTCTGCGTCCCCACACTGTTCGTTTTGTCAATGCTCAGAAGCTGGATGGAGGTGCAGTTAATACTcttgtctttaaacttcttcATGGGCTCGTGCTTCTCCACTTCCAAGATGGAGGGGATGTCTTTGGGTTTATGCCCGTTCGGTTTCATGGCGTAGCCAGACTGCATCATTGACTGCTGATCCTTGGGGTTGAGATAAGGCTGGCGCCTCTCTGTGGCTGGGAAATTGGAAGGCTGGCTGTTTGAACCCTGGTACCGTGGATTCTCTTCGGACTGTTTCCTGTTGAAAAAGGACCTTTCAAAATCAGGTACTTCTTCGGTGTTCAAACTCCAGCTTTTGACCGGCCACGGGGTTTGTTTGCTCGGCTTCCCCAGCCACCGTTTAGTTTCTTGCGGTCCGAGAATGGTCGTCGGGCCGAAGTAAGTAGAAGCCTGGAGATCGTCTAAGCTTTCATGCTTGACTCTCCTTTTATCAGGCACAGGCGAATAAATCGGGTTCAAGTACTGACTGCTGTAGGGCATCTCAAAGCTATGGTTGAAAAACGCCTGCTTGGAGGTCTCTTTCCTGCCCGGAGGTTCGACGAGCTCATCCTCTGCTTTGCTAGTGGGCGACATTAAGCTGGGCGAAATGGTTATGAGGTTGTGGAAGTCCTCCTTGAAGATGTTCCGCTTCTGCACGCACGACTGCATCACAAAGGGCTCGTCGTTCGAAATGAACGCCTCCTTGATGCTCCCGCTGATGGGCAGGGAGTCCTGGTCAGATATAGACTCGGTTTCGAGGTTCATGGGGAAATATGTGCTCTGCATCTCGCAGGGGGGAGAGCTGGCAATGGTGTAGGATGCCAAGGCCTGCAGCCGGTCGAGGGAAGCCGCTCGCCCTTTCATCTCCTTATTGACCCCAAGCAGAAAGTTGGGCTCGGA carries:
- the MINAR1 gene encoding major intrinsically disordered Notch2-binding receptor 1, whose translation is METSQDSSLFLVNILEELDTKQNSVSYQDLCKSLCARFDLSQLAKLRSVLFYTACLDPNFPATLFKDKMRCSVNNQQSKKIMVAADIVTIFNLIQMNGGVAKEKLPVSRGKMGKKESLESCRSDTEVCNMVDCALNCELRDGEFNRGYSNRRSSKCRKGDCKDCPQFVPASEPNFLLGVNKEMKGRAASLDRLQALASYTIASSPPCEMQSTYFPMNLETESISDQDSLPISGSIKEAFISNDEPFVMQSCVQKRNIFKEDFHNLITISPSLMSPTSKAEDELVEPPGRKETSKQAFFNHSFEMPYSSQYLNPIYSPVPDKRRVKHESLDDLQASTYFGPTTILGPQETKRWLGKPSKQTPWPVKSWSLNTEEVPDFERSFFNRKQSEENPRYQGSNSQPSNFPATERRQPYLNPKDQQSMMQSGYAMKPNGHKPKDIPSILEVEKHEPMKKFKDKSINCTSIQLLSIDKTNSVGTQTDQQGLEHKKCKEMVHPGQNKYGERHSLKQSDDDSEIVSDDISDIFRFLDDMSICGSTGVMQSSCYNSTGSLSQIHKSDCESSPEHHLAKISNGNAGNKLEKVSRLEISGTDDELKTSVCKLVLRIGEIEKKLESLSSVRDEISQVLGKLNKLDQKIQQPEKVSVQLDLNSLTSEVQSEESTSPRIFSCHNSSHGGKLENNPDWCCSDASGSNSESLRVKALKKSLFTRRSSRSLTEENSATESKIASISNSPRDWRAITYTNQAGITEEDMKDRGGGENKDWHRKSKEADRQYETPHAPRHSKQPKDGFLIEQVFSPHPYPASLKSHMKTNPLYTDMRLMELAEVKRAQPSWTIEEYTRNSGEKGKLAALDLQTQESLNPNNLEYWMEDIYTPGYDSLLKRKEAEFRRAKVCKIAALIAAAACTVILVIVVPICTMKS